The sequence ATTGCGGAGTTTCTTGAAATCCAGATAATCGCTACGCACTCGGTTGACCCCGAAGACCATAGGCACCCCAATCGTCCATCTCCTTCTGACCTGATCAATCTAGCAAGCTGATCAACTTCTTTGTCGGCGGCCTGAATGACTGCCACAGCCTAACCCCCTCGATTCCACGATATGCTCCAGGTTCTATGAAAATGACAGCCGAATGTCTATACTAAATGGAAGGAGGGGAAAAGCATGAAAATTGCGAATGAAATTCCGAGCTTCTTAGAACGATTTGATTCCCAAAAGCAACTGACTGTGAAGACACTTATTGACTATTTTGAAGAACATGCAGCGGTATATGAAAACTATTTCCCTATGCATTGCCCGAAAACGGATGAGCGTCTACAAATGGCGGTTGACCAATACGACGGAAAAATCCAAGACATACAAACCATTTCACGTACATTGCCAGCCATTGTGGAGCAGATGGATACACGTTTCCAGCAAGCATTCAAGCTAAACTTGGATTGTAGCTATGTATTGATGGTTGGATCATTCGGTTCTAATGCCTTTGTTACAAGAGACGATCGGCGTAAAAACTTTTTTGCTGTGGAAAAACTATCTCCGAAGCCTGAACATTTAAAAGTGATCACAGCACATGAAATTGGTCATGTTACCCATTTCGCATTAGCTTCTCAGGAAGGAATGGACTGGTCTACAGTTGACTGGATGCACGGATTGACAACTCTTTATACAGAAGGAGCTGCCACGTATTTATCAAAGAAAATTGTCCCTGGTCTCCCCGAATCCATCTATTTCACATACGACGATTTGGGCGATCCATGGGTAAAGTGTTATGAAGAACATAAATCCGAAGTGAAGCGGCGATTCCTTGAAGATGCAACTGGGGAGTGGGATATGGTGAAGGAAAAGGAATGGTTCAGACTGCGCGGCGGCCACTATTTTGGATATGAACGGCTAGGCTATTTGCTCGGTACGGATTATGTCGAACATCTGGTGGGAACACTTGGCGAAGAACAGGCATTGACATTCTGGCATGGAAATGATGTGAAAAAGGATATTCTAGCGTGGCTTGAGCATTAAGTCAGAAGTGAAATCCAGGCGTATCCAGCGTATCACCGCTGATAGACGACTTATCACCGGTTTTCGGTAGTTTATCACCGCTTGTCGGCGAATTATTACCGCTTATCAGCCGTTTATGACCGCTTATCGTCGAGTTATCAACGCTTGTCAGCCGGTTATGACCGCTTGTCGTCCGTTTATCACCGCTTATCAGCTGGTTATCACCACCTATCGTCGAGTTATCACCGTTTGTCAGCCGTTTATGACCGCTTGTCGGCAAGTTATCACCGTTTGTCCATATATATCCAGATGAAACAATAATCCATCTTGTAAAAACACAACTACCCATCCGACTTCCAACCATTTGGCGGCCAATCAAAAAAGGAGCCCTTTAAAGGCTCCCATGCACGAAAATTAAATCGTGAAAAATGACTTACTTTTCTCTGTATCAAGCAACGTTCCAACGAAGAATGAGCCGAATACGCCGTAGCGCGCACTCACTTCGTCAAAACGCATTTCATAAATCAATTTCTTGAATTGCAAAACGTCATCCGAGAACAATGTGACGCCCCATTCAAAATCGTCGAATCCGACAGAACCTGAGATAATCTGCTTTACTTTGCCTGCATAGCCGCGTCCAATCATGCCATGGCTGCGCATTAACTCTTTACGCTTATCCATATCTAACATGTACCAGTTGTCGTTGCCTTCACGCTTCTTGTCCATCGGGTAGAAACAAATATATTGGTTGCGTGGCAATTCCGGATACAAACGCGCCCGTACATGTGGATTCTGGTACGGATCTTCATTTGACTCGCCTGCAAGGTAATTCGATAGTTCCACAACGGAAACGTACGAATAAGCGGGAATTGTGAAGTCGGCGATTGTCAATTTGTTGAACTCCGTTTCGAGCTCCTGCAATTCGTCCATCGTTTCGCGTAATGTCATAAGCATGAAATCCGCTTTCTGACCTACGACTGTATAAAACGCATGCGCGCCGGTTTTATTGTCATCTGCTTGTTGAAGTTTATCGAGAAAAGCCATGAATTCGTCAGTTGCTGCCTGACGCTCCTCTTTTGAAATAATCTTCCATGATGCCCAGTCCATCGTGCGTAAATCGTGCAATACATACCATCCATCGAGTGTAATAGCTGCTTCGTTCATGTGAAATCAAACTCCTTCATAAATGGATTTATTTCTATTAATAGTGTAGCACAACGTTATCTAAAACATGATTTTCAACCATAGAAGTCATCAAATCGCCACGAAGTAAGAGGTTGTGAAGACCGTTAAAACTGGTGTATGCTTAAAGCGGAAAAACGTCCAACCTTACTCGTGAAATGAACAAATCAGACACGAAATGATGAACATTCAGGAGCTAATAAAATGTCCAACTTATATCTGCCAAAATGGCGTTTCATCGACGAATCGATGACCGCTTTACAACGTTCAGCGCTTGAATCATTTGCGATGGACGATACATTATGCCATCTTGTTGGCCAGAAACAATCCGTTCCAACCGTCCGTACATGGGTGCATGATGAAACGATTGTGCTCGGCATCCAGGATCACAGATTGCCTCATATTGAAGAGGCGCTGCCAGTTCTGCATGACGCAGGTTATAAGACAATCGTCCGTAATTCGGGCGGTCTTGCCGTCGTACTTGACAGTGGGGTGCTCAATATTTCAATCGTCCTCTCCGAAAATGAGGGCTCAATCGATATTCCTGAAGGTTATGAAGCCATGCTGTCATTTGTACGCTTACTATTTCCGGAAGCAGCGGACCAGATCGAAGCTTATGAAATTGTTGGTTCCTACTGTCCGGGCACATATGACTTGAGTATAGGCGGGAAAAAGTTTGCCGGCATCTCACAGAGAAGGCTCCGGCAAGGCGTTGCCGTCCAAGTGTATTTGTGCGTGGAAGGAAGCGGTGCGAAACGTGCAGAACTCGTTCGCGATTTATACGAAAAAGGGTTGCAGGGCGAGCAGACGAAATTCGAGTACCCGGCCATCCAACCTGACGTGATGGCGTCCTTATCAGAACTGCTGGACGAACCGGTCACGGTGAATGAAGTCTGTATCCGTATCCAGTTATTGTTGCGCGCGCTTTCCGAAGAAGACGTGCAAATGGGTGGCTTCACGCCTGAAGAGATGGAATTGTATCTGTTCTATTTGAAGCGGGTTGTTGAACGCAATCAGAAAATGCTGGCCCGGAAATGAGACGAAGAAAAACCGCCAGATCAATGGTTGATTGGCGGTTCTTTTGACACGAGATTGCCATTGCGTTCCATCGTGAAGACGGGAGCTGTGCGGTCATTTTCATCATCCAGCGTGACGAGTCGACGTGCACGGTTCATAATTTGGACGAACTGTTCGTAATCGCTGCGGATGTTTTTATTTTCCTGCCGCAGTTTTTCGATTTCTTTTTCCAAGTCGTTCACTTTTTCGTTGGCGATTTTGGCTGTGTGCTTCCAACGAAGCGAGTCTGTATCGCCGCCACCCGAATGATGCAGTCGGATGAGATACGCAATAACCGTATCGAGCGACAAAGCCGAAAGCGGGACAGCCACCTTTTCATCGTGTTCGCCGGTTGAAGGCGGATTGTATAATTGTTGCGTACGTCGTTTGAAATCTGCGCCGAGGACACGCATCGCTTGCTTACGTTCTTTTTTCGCCTCTGCCAGTTCGGTTTCGTAATCGCGTCTCACGACTGCATTCCATCTAAACCCGCAAGCGGCCGCGGTCCTGTTGAGCGCGTCACCTACTTCTTCGAAGGCACTTAGTTGTGTGCTGCCTTCACGGACATGCCGAAGCACCGTTTCCGCTAATAGAATATCATTTTCTTCAAGCCAGGCATCCTGTCTAACTTTCACCATCTCCTTGCCTCCTGCCATGTTAATAGTCTCTTTCTTACAGTCAGTGTGGACAGGTCACTAACCTTTTATTCATCCAAACTGGAACACTTGCCAATAAATTTGTAGTGAGTAGAGGTAGATGGGTGGTTTTTCATCTGTCACTGCGCGTGCTTTTTGATATACTTAAGTCAATTACGTATTGGTGTCAGTGTGTCCGGATTTTGAAGAGAACGTGTTTAATTGACTCTCTTTAAAATCCTAGATATCCGCAGAAGGTTTTATTTACGTTCGGCATGTAGTGGGAAAATGTTCGTCCTACTCTATAGGGTGTTCGTTTTCTTCCAAAAGAAAATATAATGGGTGAATGGAGGTGCATGATGAACTATAAAGATGAGAAACTGTTTGAAGAGAAAGTGTTCAAAGATCCTGTTCACCGATACATCCATGTGCGCGACAAAGTAATTTGGGACGTGATTGGAACGCGGGAATTCCAGCGGTTGCGCCGGATTAAACAGCTGGGGACGACATATCTCGTTTTCCACGGAGCTGAACATACGCGTTTTCAACATTCGCTCGGTGTCTATGAGATTGTCAGACGAATCATTGATGATGGATTCAGTGGGCGCACGGAATGGAATGACGAAGAACGGCTTTTGACGATGTGTGCCGCTTTATTGCATGACCTTGGTCACGGTCCTTTTTCCCACGCATTTGAGAAAGTGTTCACGCTCGATCATGAAGTGTTCACGCAGGCCATCCTGACAGGGGATACTGAAGTGAATGCGGTGCTCAAAAGAGTGTCACCCGACTTCCCGCAAAAGGTGGCGGATGTCATTGGGAAAACGTATCCGGACAAGCTTGTCGTCAGCCTCATCTCGAGCCAAATTGACGCGGACCGGATGGACTATTTGCAGCGGGACGCCTATTATACGGGTGTGTCGTACGGACATTTCGATATGGAGCGGATTTTACGCGTCATGCGGCCTGACGAGGAACAAGTGGTCATTAAGTTTAGCGGCATGCATGCTGTGGAAGATTATATTATGAGCAGGTACCAGATGTATTGGCAAGTGTATTTCCACCCGGTGTCCAGAAGTGCGGAAGTGATTCTTATGAAGATTCTTCATCGCGCGAAAGATTTACATAACAGGGGCTATGCATTCCGTTATGACCCCGTGCCGTTCAAAGCTTTTTTTGACCGGAAGATAGAGCTGGAAGATTATATTTCTTTGGATGAAAACGTATTGATGACGTATTTCCAATGGTGGCGGAAAGAGGATGACCCGATTTTATCGGACTTGTGTAATCGATTCCTTGACCGCAAGTTGTTTCAACATGCGGAGTTCGAACCAGCGACGGAATACCGGAAAATCGGTGAACTCGAGCGCTTATTTAAAGAAGCGGGCATTGACCCCGAGTATTATCTCGTTGCGGATTCGTCTTCCGATCTGCCATATGACTTTTACCGGACAGGTGAAGAAAACGAGCGCGTGCCGATTTATCTGCAGATGAATAACGGTGAATTGCGCGAGCTGTCCCGTTCATCTGAAATCGTTGAGGCAATTTCAGGCAAACGCCGTACGGACCATAAACTCTATTTCCCGGAAGACTTACTGGAATCAGGAAAAGACGAGAATCCGCTATATGGAAAAATTCTGGAACTATTGAAAAACTAGAAAGGGGTGGAAGACTTGCTACAAGAACATGCTAGAATTGTGCAATTCGTCGCTATGGCAGAAGAAGTGAGCGGACGGAAGAAATTGCAGAAGATGATCTATATCGCAAAAAAGATGGACTTTCCATTTGCTGAAAAATACGAACTTCATATGTACGGTCCCTATTCGGAGGAATTGACACTCCGCGTGGAAGAATTATGTGAAATGGGCTTCCTCTCCGAACAATGCACGGATAAAGGATCATACGTCCAATACAGCTACAACGTCACGGAAGAAGGTGGCCGATTCCTAGAAACTGCAGAAACGCCCCATGAAAAACTGGGCGCATGCATCGAACAACTAAACGAAAAGAGCTCCCGTTTCCTTGAACTCGTCTCAACAGTCCTCTACTTCGACCATCTACCAAAAGACGAGCAGATCGAAAAAGTCCATATCGTCAAAAACAAACTCAATTACACCGAAACCGAAATGGCAGACGCCTTCGACTTCATCGCAAATTTGCAAGCGTGCGCGGTTTCATGACATTTTTCAGCCCTTTTACTTGAAGGGCTATTTTTTTTGAATCGCGACGGTAGTGTGATGACGGTATAGAGCTTGCCGCGTTCGCCGCTCGTAAACAGCGTTGCTGCGCCCGTAAAAGTAGGTGTCGCGCCCGTAAACAGCGTTGCTGCGCCCATAAAAGTAGGTGTCGCGCCCGTAAACAGCGTTGCTGCGCCCGTAAAAGTAGGCGTCGCGCCCGTAAACAGCGTTGCTGCGCCCGTAAAAGTAGGTGTCGCGCCCGTAAACAGCGTTGCTGCGCCTGTAAAAGTAGGCGTCGCGCCCGTAAACAGCGTTGCTGCGCCCGTAAAAGTCGTGCCCGGGCAATCAGATAATACGCTCAAATGACCAAAGCGTACGCACAAAACACTATTTCCGTTGCCTGTAAAATGTATGTCATGCATGCGCACGTTTCAGTACTAGTCGCGCCCAATCCAAAGAGCAAAACCAAGATTTATTTGTCAAAAGCATTCTGCGCGACGGATTAACGATAACGAAGGGAGGCTTCCCGCGGAAAAAACAAAGACCAATCAGCTTTTTGTGCTTTATTGTAACGGCGAGTACAATAACCGCTCAACCTCTCGTTAGAACTGCTCAAGTTTTCGGATAACCGCTCAACCTCGAGCCAAAACCGCTCAAGTTTCCAGATAACCGCTCAACCTCAGGCAAAAACCGCTCAAGTTCCGGGAAATCCGCTCAACCTCAGGCAAAAACCGCTCAACCTTGAGCCAGTCGCTCCCAATCCAAAGAACAAAACCAAGATTTATTTGTCAAAAGCATTCTGCGCGACGGATTAACGATAACGAAGGGGGGCTTCCCGCGGAAAAAATAAAGACCAATCAGCTTTTTGTCCTTTATTGTAACGGCGAGTACAATATCCGCTCAACCTCAGGCGAAAACCGCTCAAGTTTGCGGAAAACCGCTCAACCTCAGGCGAAAACCGCTCAAGTTTCCGGAAAACCGCTCAACATCGGGCCAAAACCGCTCAAGTTTCCAGAAAATCCGCTCAACCTCGGCCCAAAACCGCTCAAGTTTCCAGAAATCCGCTCAACCTCCAACAAAAAAACGATGCAAGGAACGGCTCCCTCACATCGTTTATATCATTCTACGTCACTCAATCGTTTTCCGCCCATCGCATAGTGGCTTTTCGGCATTTCTTCGATGAACACGACTACTTTTTCAACGGGTGCGCCGGTTGTTTCGGCAACGACCTCAGAAACTTTTTCACAAAGGTTGCGTTTTTGTTCATCTGTGCGGCCTTCGAGCATTTTAACGGTTACATATGGCATACCATTTCCCCCTTTCGCGTAAAGTTCGGTATAGTATATATATTAACAGAGTGGGAGGCGTTAGTGGAATGTCAAACGAACAGAAACCTAAACAGAAAATGGGCTTTACTATTATAAAGAACGATCCGACCGATGGACATAAAGGATTCGGCATCGGTTCGCTGTCACTTGAGAACGTTTCGCCGGTTATCGTCGACACGGCAGAAGGGACAGCGAGCATCGAAATCGGCGCCATGCATGCCCGCAGCGATACCGAGCGGGGCATCAAGTTCACAACGAACCGTGAAGATTCCGAAGGCGGCAAGCTCTACTGGCTCGTCTGGGTGACAATCGATTTCAATGAAAAAGGACCCTATTATGCGGGCATAACGGCTTGTGAAATGATCGTCAACCGTGAGAAACGCCGTGGATACAAGATTCTTGCAGACCACGTCAATCTGATGGACAAATCGATGAAGCGCAATATTATCGTCGATCACATGGATGATCCATCCAAAAAGATACTCGCAGAGTTCCTTTCCGGTCATAATAAAGAAATGTGGGATAATAGCGAGCCGAAACTCCATATTGGCCTCAGTCCGGCCTCACCAGAGTTATGAACAAACTGTGAAATTTGGCTTCTGTAGTAATAGGAGGTTGAATGTCTGTGCGAAAGGAAGTACACTAAAAATACAGCTTGCGTTTGTAAGCTAGGACAACCGGAGTGGAAAGGTTCTGTCGATTGGCAATCCATTCAAAACCCAAGCAATGGATCCCATTGGCTGAGCCATCCATAACGGTAAAAAAGCTTTGCATCTCTGAAGTCATTCAGATGTGCAAAGCTTTTTTGATTGTTGGATACAAACGCGATGGGATGCTTTGTTTTATTCGAAAAATGAAAATGGAAACAGTTCGAAATTGGCATCTTCTTGTTCGCCTGTCAATTGTTCGCGCAAGCTTCGGTCCGTACATAACTTCTGCGGTTTGTCTTTCTCTTTCACATAGATCAGGCGCTGCTTCGGACACTCGTTCACAGCAATACCGCCTGTTTCAATATCGACGATGACACCAGCCACACCAATCGGTGGAACGAACGGTTCAGGTGTCTTGCCGGCGTGAACGGTTTCCATGAAGTCGATCCAGATCTTTTTCGAAGCCGCTTTATCTTCAAGTGACGTCAATTGCTGTCCGATGTCATAGCCTGTCCAAATACCTGCCGTTAGGGAAGGGGTATACCCGATTAAATACTGATCGGAAATCGTCGTACCGGATTTTGCTGCATACGGTCTTCTCTGTTTGGATCGCATCGATAGACCCGTCGCGATAGAGTAGTCGTTGAACACAGGGTCAAACATACCCGTCATTAAATGGGTTAGAACGAAAGCATCCTGCTCCGTAATAGCGTGTTTTGTACTTCTTTTCGGTTGCTCATACACGGTTTTTCCTTCAGCATCTGTGATGGACAGGATGGTCGTCGGTTCGACCTGCAAGCCACCCGACGAAATTCGGTTGTACGCATTCGTCATCTCAAGCAGTGTTACGTCAGATGTACCAAGTGCAACGGCAGGAGATTCTTGGAATGTTACATCGATTCCGAGCCGTTCCGCCATCTTATTAAATTTTTTATAGCCAATATCCTCAAGTGTCTTTACTGCATAAATATTATCGGAAAGTGCAAGCGCTTGGGCAAGGGAGATAGGATGGCCTGCAAATTTCCCGTTAATGTTTTTCGGTTCATACGTTGAGCGACCTTCGTCATACGTAAAAATCGTCTTTTCCGTAGACTTGAATGTTAGCGGATTATAGCCGTCTTCCAGGGCTGCCGCGTAAAGGATAGGTTTTATTGCAGAACCCGGTTGCCGTTTTGCCTGCGTTACGCGGTTGAAAGGGCTCTCTGTATAATTCGACCCACCGACGAGCGATGTGATCGCGCCCGTTTCAGGCTCCATCGATATGAACCCGATTTGCAACTCACTTGCAGGCATCCATTTCTCAATGAATTCTTCAGCCGTTTTCTGATGATGCGGATCGAGCGTCGTCCGAATCGTCCAGCCGCCTTCTGCTGGATAACGGCCTTTCTTCTGGAGCAGTTGTTCCGCTTCCCGCCACACTTCATCAAGGAAATAAGGCGCTGCCCGCTTCATATCCGCCCAGTCTTCCGTCTTCAAAGCTACCGCGATATCTTTCGCACGTGTTTCTTGAACTTCGGTAATAAACCCTTGATTTTCCATCAACGACAGCACTAGCAGCTGTCGCTCCCTCGACTTTTCGGGATTGGAAAGAGGCGAATAGACGGACGGTCCTTTTGCAATCGCTGTTATGACCGCCGCCTCTTCAAGTGTTAGATCCTTCGCCGCTTTCGCGAAATAAAACCGGCTTGCCGCTTCAACACCATACATGCCGTGCCCGAAGTAGACCGTATTCAAATAGCCTTCCAAAATAACATCTTTCTCGTAAAATGTCTCCATCCGATACGCGTACAACGCTTCTTTTATTTTTCGGTTCCAAGACTTTTCATGCGTCAGAAATAAATTCCGGGCATACTGCTGTGTAATGGAACTCGCACCTTCCGCTTTGCGCATCGTCTTAATATCTTTTAGGACTGCGCCAGCGATCCGTCTATAGTCAAATCCATTATGCGTATAAAAATTTCGGTCTTCCGTTGCGATGACCGCGTCAATCAGAAATGGCGAAATGTCATCGAGGCTCACCCAGTAGCGCCGTTCTGCGGAAAATTTATCCCCAATTTGCCGTCCGTTCTTATCGAGAAACACACTCGCTTTCGGAACGCTCAACGAGGGGGCACCTGTAATTTGTGCATAGAGACGAAGGCAGAGAAAAACCGTGAAAACGGCAGTTACCGCCGTTACAGACAGTAAAATGATGCGCCGGACTTGATTCTTTCTCTTCTTTTTCTTTATATAATCGATCCGTTTCAACTGAATTCCCCCCTCATTCCTTGCATTCAGTATGGAACAGCTAGCCGCAAATTAAACGGCCAGGCGGATGAAATTCATCCAATTTCTGCTCATAACCGATAGATGTATGGAATAGTGGACGGAATAAAGATATAATGAATAGTATTTACTGAGTAAGGGCGGTGTTCTTGTGGAATCAACCAAGGACGGAAAACAGGTGGATGTCCTGCTCCGGTCGACAATTAGACATGAAGGACAGGAGGCGGAATCCCACGAATTGGAGTCCGCAGGCGAAATAACGGTTAAAGCAGGAAAGACCTTTTTGCGATTCGAAGAAAATCAGAATGGTCAGCAAGTAAGGACCATCGTAAAGTTGGATGCTGCCGATGCGTTCATTATGCGGAGTGGTGCGGTTCAAATGCGTCTGCCGTTTACACCGGACGAGCTGCGGCCAGGAACGTATGGAAATGGGCCCGCGTCGTTTAATCTGCTTGTGAAGACGGGCAAACTTGAAGTGACGGATGAACGATTTACAGTACATTACGAATTACATGCGGAGGGCGCGTTGCTCGGAAAGCATGAATTGACGATTCACTATACGGAGGGACAATCATGAATGCAGTAGAAAAGATTCAACAGGAAATCAAAGACGCTTTCAAACAGGCGGTACTTGCAGCGGAATTGGCGGAGGAGTCGGCTATTCCGGAAATCATTCTTGAAACACCGAAAAACAAGGAGAATGGGGATTATGCAACGAATATTGCGATGCAACTGACGAAAATCGCGAAAAAGCCGCCGCGGGCAATCGCGGAAGCAATTGTCGAGAAACTGGATACGTCGTCTACGTCCATTAATTCCGTTGAGATTGCAGGACCGGGGTTCCTTAACATCCGGTTGGCGAGCGATTATCTTGGTGACGTCGTGAAAGCAGTGCTTGCACAAGCGGAAAGCTACGGCCGTTCGACATTCGGTGAGCATCAAAAAGTGCAGGTGGAATTCGTTTCAGCGAATCCGACAGGTGACTTGCATTTAGGGCACGCACGTGGTGCTTCGATCGGTGATTCGCTCTGTAATATTCTTGAATTTGCTGGG is a genomic window of Sporosarcina oncorhynchi containing:
- a CDS encoding aminopeptidase — protein: MKIANEIPSFLERFDSQKQLTVKTLIDYFEEHAAVYENYFPMHCPKTDERLQMAVDQYDGKIQDIQTISRTLPAIVEQMDTRFQQAFKLNLDCSYVLMVGSFGSNAFVTRDDRRKNFFAVEKLSPKPEHLKVITAHEIGHVTHFALASQEGMDWSTVDWMHGLTTLYTEGAATYLSKKIVPGLPESIYFTYDDLGDPWVKCYEEHKSEVKRRFLEDATGEWDMVKEKEWFRLRGGHYFGYERLGYLLGTDYVEHLVGTLGEEQALTFWHGNDVKKDILAWLEH
- the hemQ gene encoding hydrogen peroxide-dependent heme synthase, with the translated sequence MNEAAITLDGWYVLHDLRTMDWASWKIISKEERQAATDEFMAFLDKLQQADDNKTGAHAFYTVVGQKADFMLMTLRETMDELQELETEFNKLTIADFTIPAYSYVSVVELSNYLAGESNEDPYQNPHVRARLYPELPRNQYICFYPMDKKREGNDNWYMLDMDKRKELMRSHGMIGRGYAGKVKQIISGSVGFDDFEWGVTLFSDDVLQFKKLIYEMRFDEVSARYGVFGSFFVGTLLDTEKSKSFFTI
- a CDS encoding lipoate--protein ligase family protein, whose product is MSNLYLPKWRFIDESMTALQRSALESFAMDDTLCHLVGQKQSVPTVRTWVHDETIVLGIQDHRLPHIEEALPVLHDAGYKTIVRNSGGLAVVLDSGVLNISIVLSENEGSIDIPEGYEAMLSFVRLLFPEAADQIEAYEIVGSYCPGTYDLSIGGKKFAGISQRRLRQGVAVQVYLCVEGSGAKRAELVRDLYEKGLQGEQTKFEYPAIQPDVMASLSELLDEPVTVNEVCIRIQLLLRALSEEDVQMGGFTPEEMELYLFYLKRVVERNQKMLARK
- a CDS encoding RsfA family transcriptional regulator, with the translated sequence MVKVRQDAWLEENDILLAETVLRHVREGSTQLSAFEEVGDALNRTAAACGFRWNAVVRRDYETELAEAKKERKQAMRVLGADFKRRTQQLYNPPSTGEHDEKVAVPLSALSLDTVIAYLIRLHHSGGGDTDSLRWKHTAKIANEKVNDLEKEIEKLRQENKNIRSDYEQFVQIMNRARRLVTLDDENDRTAPVFTMERNGNLVSKEPPINH
- a CDS encoding HD domain-containing protein → MNYKDEKLFEEKVFKDPVHRYIHVRDKVIWDVIGTREFQRLRRIKQLGTTYLVFHGAEHTRFQHSLGVYEIVRRIIDDGFSGRTEWNDEERLLTMCAALLHDLGHGPFSHAFEKVFTLDHEVFTQAILTGDTEVNAVLKRVSPDFPQKVADVIGKTYPDKLVVSLISSQIDADRMDYLQRDAYYTGVSYGHFDMERILRVMRPDEEQVVIKFSGMHAVEDYIMSRYQMYWQVYFHPVSRSAEVILMKILHRAKDLHNRGYAFRYDPVPFKAFFDRKIELEDYISLDENVLMTYFQWWRKEDDPILSDLCNRFLDRKLFQHAEFEPATEYRKIGELERLFKEAGIDPEYYLVADSSSDLPYDFYRTGEENERVPIYLQMNNGELRELSRSSEIVEAISGKRRTDHKLYFPEDLLESGKDENPLYGKILELLKN
- a CDS encoding YwgA family protein; translation: MLQEHARIVQFVAMAEEVSGRKKLQKMIYIAKKMDFPFAEKYELHMYGPYSEELTLRVEELCEMGFLSEQCTDKGSYVQYSYNVTEEGGRFLETAETPHEKLGACIEQLNEKSSRFLELVSTVLYFDHLPKDEQIEKVHIVKNKLNYTETEMADAFDFIANLQACAVS
- a CDS encoding 2-hydroxymuconate tautomerase, with the protein product MPYVTVKMLEGRTDEQKRNLCEKVSEVVAETTGAPVEKVVVFIEEMPKSHYAMGGKRLSDVE
- a CDS encoding YwhD family protein is translated as MSNEQKPKQKMGFTIIKNDPTDGHKGFGIGSLSLENVSPVIVDTAEGTASIEIGAMHARSDTERGIKFTTNREDSEGGKLYWLVWVTIDFNEKGPYYAGITACEMIVNREKRRGYKILADHVNLMDKSMKRNIIVDHMDDPSKKILAEFLSGHNKEMWDNSEPKLHIGLSPASPEL
- a CDS encoding transglycosylase domain-containing protein, whose product is MKRIDYIKKKKRKNQVRRIILLSVTAVTAVFTVFLCLRLYAQITGAPSLSVPKASVFLDKNGRQIGDKFSAERRYWVSLDDISPFLIDAVIATEDRNFYTHNGFDYRRIAGAVLKDIKTMRKAEGASSITQQYARNLFLTHEKSWNRKIKEALYAYRMETFYEKDVILEGYLNTVYFGHGMYGVEAASRFYFAKAAKDLTLEEAAVITAIAKGPSVYSPLSNPEKSRERQLLVLSLMENQGFITEVQETRAKDIAVALKTEDWADMKRAAPYFLDEVWREAEQLLQKKGRYPAEGGWTIRTTLDPHHQKTAEEFIEKWMPASELQIGFISMEPETGAITSLVGGSNYTESPFNRVTQAKRQPGSAIKPILYAAALEDGYNPLTFKSTEKTIFTYDEGRSTYEPKNINGKFAGHPISLAQALALSDNIYAVKTLEDIGYKKFNKMAERLGIDVTFQESPAVALGTSDVTLLEMTNAYNRISSGGLQVEPTTILSITDAEGKTVYEQPKRSTKHAITEQDAFVLTHLMTGMFDPVFNDYSIATGLSMRSKQRRPYAAKSGTTISDQYLIGYTPSLTAGIWTGYDIGQQLTSLEDKAASKKIWIDFMETVHAGKTPEPFVPPIGVAGVIVDIETGGIAVNECPKQRLIYVKEKDKPQKLCTDRSLREQLTGEQEDANFELFPFSFFE
- a CDS encoding DUF1934 domain-containing protein, translating into MESTKDGKQVDVLLRSTIRHEGQEAESHELESAGEITVKAGKTFLRFEENQNGQQVRTIVKLDAADAFIMRSGAVQMRLPFTPDELRPGTYGNGPASFNLLVKTGKLEVTDERFTVHYELHAEGALLGKHELTIHYTEGQS